The genomic region TATTTAAGTTCCATAAATTAACAATTACCGTTTCTCAAACCGAACGCTTTCGAGAAGAGGTGGAAGAAGCCGTAATGAACTACATTGGCAATCAGAACAACCTCGATTCAGATGAAATTGAAGAATTGCAAGATATCTTTCAATCGAGTATGCGTAATCCTGCTTCTGACTTTAACAATCTCCAACGGTTGGTAGACCAGGAGAGTTTGGGAAAACTGAAAAGAGAAGCTTGTCTTTTATATTTAGAACATCTGCTCGAAAATATCCACACAAATCAGCAGCATGTAGACGTGATTTACTTGAGAGATTTAATTAGGCGGTTGCGGGCGATCGAAGATTATGTTAACGATCCGAACAAAGCCGATAGCGACTATGAGGTTAATTATGCAGGAGTTGCGGTTAATTATAAAGATTTCTTTTCGCGGGCTGAAGCGTTCGATTCTTTACCAATTATTCCATTAATTGAGGGACATTTAGGAGAAAATACCGACTCGGAACGGGGAGAAGTCGAGTTTATTTTTGGGTTAAAGCTCAAGCTCAATCATCCAGTTCAAGCTTACGGAAAGAAATCTGTTTTTGAGTATAATATCGATCTACTAAATCCTCAGAGCGAGATTCATCGAAATAATTTAGACGATCCCGATCGCTCTGAGGCTTTTGCACGCAAAGTTTTATATCGTTTCTTTTTATATTATTGTGTTTTTGCCTCAAGATTAGATCCTTCAGCTTCCGATTATAATCCCGATGCAGAATTAGAATACAACGCGATCGCCAGCTTCACAGAAAAGGTTTTACCGATATTGCAAGGGTCGGATGAAACCGCCAAACAAAAGTTATTTAAAAATACCTTGAGAGGCTTTAAAAAATACAAAGTTAATGAGAAGATAGATCGTTTAAAAAACTTGTTAAAACGTTCGATCGCGCGTCAGTCAATATTACCCGCTTTCAATCGTCCGGTTTATATCCGATTGAGCAAAGGAGTTTTACAACCCAATATCGAACGAATGTTCAATCATATCTTTTTTCAAGAAGTTGTCAGCAATAATCCCAAACAAGCTTTACGATATATCAGCATTGTCAAAGCGGGGTTAGAAACTGATGCGTTATCTTGTTTACCCGCACGCATTAAAATCGAAGATCTTCGTTATTTTCGATCGCCGTTCCAAGAACAGTTTAATTGGGAATATGTCACGTCAGGAATTTCCACCTTACCCGTACTCTGGAGACCGGATACGCGACCGTGCGATAATTTTTATCAAAACAATCTGAAGAATGTACCTTGGATTATTTTTGCTTACGATCCGATGCATTTAAAGGACAATTTAACAACTCCGGAATCGGTATTTTTATATAAATTTGCATGGACGATTTTAGCTTATTTATCACTAGATATTATTTTAGAATATCTCGTAAGCAAATCTTTTGTTCCTCAAATTCGCTTACATGAAGGCAATGAGAACAACCCGGTTGTAGCAGAAAAGTTTATGGCGAATCTCTCTAAGACATTGGCGCATCTTTTTAGTAAAAACATGCGATCGAATTCTCAGGGGTTCCGCATTCATACTTTAAACCAATATACGGCGACTAACGGCTTGAGTTCTCTGTATTCGGTATTGCCAAAGGTGTTTTCTAAAACATCATCGACGCGAGAGCAAGTTGCAGAAGCAGATCGGTTAAAAAAATTGGCGATCGTCGTGGTTTCCAGTCGGGAAAGCGATGCGATGTTTCGCCATGAAACTCGTCAAAATCGGATTGCGAATTTAATTGGAGAAGCGATTGGAGTAGAACGATCGCCGGACGGTCGAATTCGGGTGGAACGACTGCAAACCTTCGCGGGTAAAGAAACAGTCCGTCAGTTGTACGTCACTCCTAAAGTGTTAATGGACACGATCGCCCATCTTTATGCAGACGGTTACCAACATATTGTTTATATTGCCCAAACTCCTTACAGCAGTACCCTGCATATTACCCGAACGAATACCGACGACGAACTTTATTTTATGTCGGGTCAACTGATTCAATATTTAAAGCAAAATCTGGATAATTTAACCATTTATCCGGTATTTTTCGATAAATATTACGTTCGTAAATCGCAAGACCGTGGGGTAAAGTCGTCGTGGGCGATCGAAGATACCCAGGAGTTGACGCGGTTGTGGGACGATCCGAGACAACAAGCAGTAGTTTTTTTCAACTTGTTAACTGGGTCAATCGTGGGAAAAAGCAATCTTGATAATGACCGCTTTTATAATGGGGCGATTTCTTATTCGACACTGTTAAATATTTATCGAGGAGTGCTCGACGATCGCAACATCCGCCAGGGTTTGATTTATGACGGTCCACTGAAACAGCAAATTTTAGAATCGATGGCGTTGCTGCACTTTTCTCGATTTGAAAAAAATACTCAGCGTAGTTTTAAACTCGATCCGTATCAAACAATTATCGGGGAAAAGTCTTGTTCCGCCCTTTCAACTTTCGATGCTATGAGTCTGGGGATTGAGTTTAATAGTTTGGCATTTTTGAGTGAAGTCAGCCAAGTTCTCAACAAGTTTTAGCGCGATCGCGCGATCGCGCCGACGAATTATAAAGACTCGCGTTCGGGGTTGAGAAATCTCGAAATAGTATTCCCCAACGATTGACCGATTTGCTGTTTGAGGCGCCAAGCAGAAAACGCTCTTTCGTACTCTTCGCCTTCGAGGGCGTAGGTTTTCCACCCTTTGAGGGCTAAGAAGACCCCCCAAAGTCCGGCGACCCAGAACACCCAAGAAAGGGTGTGGGCGGTGAGTAAATTGAGGACGACTAAAAACGAGTTGACAATCGCGTATTTAATCGCACTCTGTTTAAATTTAGAGCGTCGAAACTGGTCGAACGCTTGGCGATCGCGGTTTTCGCCTTGCAGACCCAACCACTGCTGTTCGGCGAGGTGAAGGTTGCTCTCAGAAATCCCCAACTCGTGGGCCATTTCCAGGAGACGATCGCGGGAAAATTCGCCTCCATCCGCTTGTTGGGCGAGGGCGAGTTGCAAAATTTGCTGGACGTCTTCTTGAGAATAAGAATGGGGCATATTCAATCAGATCCGGCGATCGAAACGAAGGAAAACGGGGAACGCCGATGGGTTCTCCACAATTATTTTAGCGAACGGCATGGGGAAGCGTACCGACGATCGCCTTACGGTCAACACCCCTTATTGTAAGCAGTCAACCGGGGAATCGGCTGAGATCGGATCGCAAGTCAGGGGTGAATTATTCCCGGTTAGAGAGAAAAGTTGAACGATGAGAACCGACGATCGAGAGTTTGGTTTTCCCGAGTTCTAAAGCTTCTGCAAGCCTTGACGAGTTGGCAACTTCTCGCAAAAATACTGCAAAATATAAAGTAACGGCCTGTTTGACTTCACGGCGGGCGATCGCATACGGGAATCCACCCCCGATTCAGGCAAAACCGCTAGGGTGAGAAGCAGGTTTCGCCTGACTCCGGTCACTTTTTCGGGTATGAATTAATGTAAAAAAGTTTTGAACTGCGATCGTGCCGTTTACAATTCTTCTAACCTTTGTAGCTGCGAACCGAGATCGGTAATAGCCAACTCTTTTGCTCAAAATAGCGTCTGGGTTTTAACAAGCTAATCGCTCTTATAAACATTTCCAAAATTTTAGGAATCGTCAACCATAATTATGCTACTCAACGACCGACTCTTTTAT from Oxynema aestuarii AP17 harbors:
- a CDS encoding 2TM domain-containing protein, whose protein sequence is MPHSYSQEDVQQILQLALAQQADGGEFSRDRLLEMAHELGISESNLHLAEQQWLGLQGENRDRQAFDQFRRSKFKQSAIKYAIVNSFLVVLNLLTAHTLSWVFWVAGLWGVFLALKGWKTYALEGEEYERAFSAWRLKQQIGQSLGNTISRFLNPERESL